The Vibrio astriarenae genome contains a region encoding:
- a CDS encoding PilZ domain-containing protein: protein MQQAEILSIVERLLPAYHAADFETVLDQVVGDHSPTAKLLVKMEMNRLMSPCTKKIDLRGRVQGECREFTLDGIQHWLDDVAFNAYHKNIKKYGSYTEGVWEAMVNTRNNYRVMTQKNRATTNPNGVEEYQFSVESVHLGFDLKRKENRLKVASQVEMKLSQGQQIHAVTVDLSDSGAKFKVPTAFNYKLGEVIDVYFLELAKGSKIEDVDNHLDYRVVGIDQCYENDAVKYLRTIKLSPSDLPDRLIREALKNTSQRVRHDNQDKIIRARTRGYEHTFLKHTCNLPVFFSKNELKLVLMTENNKSIWQYWQDERNQQALSSLFSKERMSLMAQTGVKSTSNILYSFKHKHQDKSLFYSMMVPEANREERKLFWHVGARRASWKVFKLHVFELDSEEREELARHANELNLDAQELTHCGVLQELADTQSARDYLLSEKPLLDTKVLNKFRQSRATDNRVLSLYFDACTRRREPRYKLRSPIFLSNHSGQTVAGVTTDISKHGLGVILNESINLIADEMCHLNFKELQLYDKSLPLSKVSYQAVRVGSTGKQIQLKLEYNTENSRVAAFFEKVIRHNEGKLIEKNEILPSNAILEGLHNILLDKVVSAPLFFEKQNNNIKPRVIGINQPLADCLMPFARLGGERKFVLDPIFKGRTNTLIAQPMKRIDGAGPHYFEVYVHSMLLNERTQRVQTRLSTEFDSVKERLQFIKKAQTVGRFFALRISSAPVFDPITSLLRKDIDELISISLTQARNLEKEILGIVGYSEVVDVTDEVLVRLELTR, encoded by the coding sequence ATGCAACAAGCCGAAATCCTTTCCATCGTTGAGCGCCTTCTCCCTGCCTACCATGCGGCAGACTTTGAGACCGTATTAGACCAAGTCGTTGGTGATCACTCACCGACCGCTAAACTATTGGTTAAGATGGAAATGAATCGTCTTATGTCACCTTGCACAAAAAAAATCGATCTCCGTGGGAGGGTTCAAGGTGAATGTCGCGAGTTTACGCTTGATGGTATTCAACACTGGTTAGATGATGTGGCCTTTAACGCCTATCACAAAAATATTAAGAAGTACGGAAGCTATACTGAGGGCGTTTGGGAAGCGATGGTCAACACGCGCAATAACTACCGCGTAATGACTCAGAAGAACCGCGCAACGACAAACCCGAATGGCGTCGAAGAGTATCAGTTTTCTGTCGAGTCCGTACACTTGGGCTTTGACTTGAAAAGAAAAGAGAATCGCCTCAAAGTGGCTTCTCAAGTTGAAATGAAACTCTCGCAGGGGCAGCAGATTCACGCTGTGACTGTCGATCTCTCTGACTCTGGCGCTAAATTTAAAGTGCCGACAGCGTTCAACTACAAACTCGGTGAAGTCATCGACGTCTACTTTTTAGAACTGGCAAAAGGTTCAAAGATTGAAGATGTCGATAATCATCTAGACTATCGAGTCGTCGGTATCGACCAGTGTTATGAGAATGATGCCGTAAAGTATCTACGTACGATCAAGCTTTCTCCTAGCGATCTTCCTGATCGCTTAATTCGAGAAGCGCTGAAGAACACCAGCCAGCGCGTGCGCCATGATAACCAAGATAAGATCATTCGTGCGCGAACGCGTGGCTATGAACATACTTTTCTTAAGCACACCTGCAACCTGCCCGTCTTTTTCAGCAAAAATGAGCTGAAACTCGTCCTGATGACAGAAAACAACAAATCCATCTGGCAATATTGGCAGGATGAGCGCAATCAACAAGCACTCAGCTCTCTGTTTAGCAAAGAGCGCATGTCTCTCATGGCTCAGACAGGAGTGAAGTCCACCAGCAATATTCTCTATTCGTTTAAACACAAACACCAAGATAAATCCCTGTTCTACTCGATGATGGTGCCAGAGGCCAATCGAGAAGAGCGTAAACTGTTTTGGCATGTCGGCGCTCGTCGGGCGAGTTGGAAGGTATTTAAGCTTCATGTGTTTGAGCTAGACAGTGAAGAACGAGAAGAACTTGCTCGTCATGCGAATGAGCTAAACCTGGATGCTCAAGAGCTGACACACTGTGGCGTTTTGCAGGAACTGGCTGACACACAATCTGCCAGAGACTACCTATTATCAGAAAAGCCACTGCTCGATACCAAGGTGCTGAATAAGTTCAGACAATCTAGAGCAACGGATAACCGAGTACTCTCTCTCTACTTCGATGCTTGTACTCGACGCCGTGAGCCACGTTATAAGCTTCGCTCTCCGATTTTCCTGAGCAATCATTCAGGGCAAACCGTCGCGGGTGTGACAACTGACATCTCAAAACATGGCCTCGGGGTGATACTCAACGAGTCCATCAATCTGATTGCTGACGAGATGTGTCATCTCAACTTTAAAGAGCTACAGCTCTATGATAAGTCTTTGCCGCTAAGCAAAGTTAGCTATCAGGCTGTTCGTGTTGGCTCGACAGGTAAACAGATTCAACTCAAACTTGAGTACAACACTGAAAACAGCCGTGTTGCTGCCTTTTTTGAGAAAGTCATACGCCACAATGAAGGCAAACTGATAGAAAAGAACGAGATACTACCAAGTAACGCCATTCTAGAAGGCCTACACAATATCCTGCTCGATAAGGTCGTCAGTGCTCCGCTGTTTTTTGAAAAGCAAAACAACAATATCAAACCAAGAGTTATTGGTATTAACCAGCCTCTCGCAGATTGCTTAATGCCTTTCGCTCGTTTGGGCGGTGAGCGTAAATTTGTACTCGACCCGATCTTTAAGGGCCGAACCAATACTCTCATTGCGCAGCCAATGAAGCGTATTGATGGCGCTGGCCCACACTACTTCGAAGTGTATGTACACTCTATGCTGCTCAATGAGCGTACTCAACGGGTACAAACACGCTTGTCGACAGAGTTCGATTCTGTCAAAGAGCGATTGCAATTTATTAAGAAAGCACAGACCGTTGGTCGCTTCTTCGCACTACGCATTTCTTCTGCGCCGGTTTTTGATCCCATCACTAGCTTGCTGCGCAAAGATATTGATGAACTCATTTCGATAAGCCTGACTCAGGCGAGAAATCTCGAAAAAGAGATCCTCGGCATTGTGGGTTACAGCGAGGTTGTCGATGTGACTGATGAAGTTCTAGTTCGCTTGGAGCTCACCCGATAA
- the serB gene encoding phosphoserine phosphatase → MDLLRKLPIRKHTALLNRFPEVHASSQLEKSKANWVIFGRSLACAQLDDIDFYTGFYNHIVDVWQVGPYEVALMRGNMTVEHKAILDELELEYATLHDVPDLSKPGLIVFDMDSTAIQIECIDEIAKLAGVGEEVSEVTERAMQGELDFEQSLRQRVSKLKGADESILESVRSTLPLMPDLTALINALKGFGWKTAIASGGFTYFSDHLKEMLELDYARSNQLEIVDGKLTGNVLGDVVSAQTKADIVHELAEQYDIEIHNTVAVGDGANDLVMMGEAGLGIAYHAKPKVEQEAQTAIRHIGLGGVLCILSAQYAKQGKVSWKTK, encoded by the coding sequence ATGGATTTGTTACGTAAATTACCCATTCGCAAACACACAGCACTATTGAATCGTTTTCCAGAGGTGCACGCGAGCTCGCAGTTAGAAAAGAGCAAAGCTAATTGGGTTATTTTTGGCCGCTCACTGGCGTGTGCTCAGTTAGATGACATCGATTTCTACACTGGTTTCTACAACCACATTGTTGATGTGTGGCAAGTCGGGCCATATGAAGTCGCCTTGATGCGCGGAAATATGACAGTAGAACACAAGGCGATTTTGGATGAGCTAGAGCTGGAATATGCGACCTTGCATGATGTGCCGGACTTGTCTAAACCAGGGCTGATTGTGTTTGATATGGATTCAACGGCCATTCAGATTGAGTGTATTGATGAAATTGCCAAGCTCGCAGGTGTGGGAGAAGAGGTCTCTGAAGTCACAGAGCGCGCTATGCAGGGAGAGTTAGACTTTGAGCAAAGCCTTCGCCAGCGAGTAAGTAAACTCAAGGGTGCCGATGAATCCATACTTGAGTCTGTACGCAGTACCTTACCTTTGATGCCTGACTTGACTGCCCTGATCAACGCGTTAAAAGGTTTTGGCTGGAAAACCGCCATTGCTTCGGGTGGCTTCACCTATTTTAGTGACCACCTTAAAGAGATGCTTGAGCTGGATTATGCCCGCTCGAACCAACTGGAAATTGTTGATGGTAAGTTGACTGGCAACGTGCTTGGTGATGTGGTCTCTGCTCAAACTAAGGCAGATATCGTGCATGAGTTAGCTGAACAGTATGACATTGAAATCCACAATACAGTTGCAGTGGGTGATGGTGCAAACGATCTGGTTATGATGGGAGAGGCGGGCCTTGGCATTGCCTATCATGCTAAGCCCAAGGTAGAGCAAGAGGCACAGACAGCGATTCGCCACATTGGGTTAGGCGGAGTACTTTGTATTTTATCTGCTCAGTATGCCAAGCAAGGCAAGGTGAGTTGGAAAACCAAGTAA
- a CDS encoding YtjB family periplasmic protein — MNQSLFSFRNALKVVGFILLTTMVAVIAVNSLRISKENERIQANQLETLTKILISQASLSASEMIEQEDQERLLTLTNQLAQDRLVFDATVYDAEGIKLAASEGALSAREVLGLDTPLSTARIGRQQLVEPVISDGAIIGFVRITFETGRVTAVSDHFYRKSDRYMYGLIALSFLCGLLMVILLKRKPKKKGENLLLKGL; from the coding sequence ATGAACCAGTCACTATTCTCCTTTCGCAATGCTCTAAAAGTCGTCGGTTTTATCCTGCTCACGACCATGGTCGCCGTGATCGCGGTAAACAGCTTACGCATCAGCAAAGAGAATGAACGTATCCAAGCAAACCAGTTGGAAACGCTGACTAAAATACTCATCTCACAAGCCTCACTCTCTGCCAGTGAAATGATCGAGCAAGAGGATCAAGAGCGCCTTCTCACCCTGACTAATCAGCTTGCTCAAGACCGTTTGGTATTCGATGCGACTGTCTATGACGCCGAAGGCATCAAGCTCGCCGCAAGTGAGGGAGCTCTCAGTGCGAGAGAAGTACTTGGTCTTGATACCCCACTTTCCACAGCAAGAATAGGACGTCAGCAATTGGTAGAGCCTGTGATCAGTGATGGTGCCATCATTGGCTTTGTGCGTATCACCTTTGAAACAGGACGCGTAACCGCGGTATCAGACCATTTCTACCGAAAAAGTGACCGCTACATGTATGGCTTAATTGCTCTTAGTTTCTTGTGTGGCTTGTTAATGGTCATCCTGCTCAAGCGTAAGCCTAAAAAGAAAGGTGAGAACCTTTTGTTGAAAGGGCTATAA
- a CDS encoding thymidylate synthase, with protein MKQYLDLCQRIVDEGTWIENERTGKRCLTVINADLTYDVANNQFPLVTTRKSFWKAAVAELLGYIRGYDNAEDFRKLGTKTWDANANLNEAWLNNPYRKGEDDMGRVYGVQGRAWAKPDGGHIDQLRKIVDDLTRGVDDRGEILNFYNPGEFHMGCLRPCMYSHHFSLLGDTLYLNSTQRSCDVPLGLNFNMVQVYVFLAIMAQITGKKPGVAYHKIVNAHIYEDQLELMRDVQLKREPLAAPQFKINPKIKSLEDLETWVTLDDFEVVGYESHDPIRYPFSV; from the coding sequence GTGAAACAGTATTTAGATTTATGTCAGCGCATCGTTGATGAAGGTACTTGGATTGAAAACGAGCGTACGGGTAAACGTTGCCTGACAGTGATCAACGCTGACCTGACTTACGATGTCGCGAACAATCAATTCCCTCTTGTAACAACGCGTAAGAGCTTCTGGAAAGCGGCGGTTGCTGAGTTGCTTGGCTACATTCGCGGCTACGATAATGCTGAAGATTTTCGAAAGCTCGGAACCAAGACGTGGGATGCGAATGCGAACTTGAACGAAGCTTGGCTGAACAACCCATATCGCAAAGGTGAGGATGATATGGGCCGAGTGTATGGAGTACAAGGCCGCGCTTGGGCAAAACCGGATGGCGGCCACATTGACCAGCTGCGCAAGATTGTCGACGATCTTACCCGTGGCGTGGATGACCGTGGCGAGATTCTAAACTTCTACAACCCGGGTGAATTCCATATGGGTTGCCTACGTCCGTGCATGTACAGCCACCATTTCTCTTTGCTCGGTGATACTCTGTACTTGAACAGTACCCAGCGCTCGTGTGATGTACCACTAGGTCTGAACTTCAATATGGTTCAAGTGTATGTGTTCCTTGCTATCATGGCTCAGATCACGGGTAAGAAGCCAGGGGTTGCTTATCACAAGATCGTCAATGCGCACATTTATGAAGATCAGCTTGAGTTAATGCGAGATGTGCAGCTTAAACGCGAGCCGCTAGCCGCACCACAGTTCAAGATTAACCCTAAAATCAAATCACTTGAAGATTTAGAAACTTGGGTAACACTGGATGATTTTGAGGTAGTGGGTTACGAGTCACATGATCCAATTCGTTACCCATTTTCGGTGTAG
- the lgt gene encoding prolipoprotein diacylglyceryl transferase, protein MSQGFIEFPNIDPVLFSLGPLSVRWYGLMYLVGFVFALWLANRRADKKGSGWTREQVSDLLFAGFLGVVIGGRVGYVIFYNFDLFIQDPLYLFKVWTGGMSFHGGLLGVITAMFWYAKKNGRTFFGVADFIAPLVPFGLGMGRLGNFMNSELWGRVTDAPWGVVFPNGGPLPRHPSQLYEMALEGVVLFFILNWFIKKPRPLGSVSGLFLLGYGTFRFLVEYVREPDAHLGLFGDFISMGQILSLPMIIIGGLMVAWAYKRGHYSDQSNAKKSES, encoded by the coding sequence ATGTCTCAAGGATTTATTGAATTTCCTAACATTGACCCAGTGCTGTTTAGTCTTGGGCCTTTGTCCGTCCGTTGGTACGGCTTAATGTACCTAGTCGGTTTTGTTTTTGCCTTGTGGTTGGCTAACCGCCGTGCAGATAAAAAAGGCAGTGGTTGGACTCGTGAGCAAGTGTCAGATTTGTTGTTTGCTGGCTTTTTAGGTGTGGTCATTGGCGGCCGTGTTGGCTATGTCATTTTCTATAACTTTGATCTTTTTATTCAAGACCCGCTCTATCTCTTTAAGGTGTGGACAGGGGGGATGTCTTTCCATGGTGGTCTGCTCGGCGTGATTACCGCCATGTTCTGGTATGCAAAAAAGAACGGTCGAACTTTCTTTGGCGTAGCGGACTTTATTGCACCACTAGTGCCATTTGGCCTTGGTATGGGGCGTTTGGGCAACTTCATGAATAGTGAGCTTTGGGGGCGTGTGACTGATGCGCCTTGGGGGGTGGTATTCCCGAACGGTGGTCCGCTGCCTCGCCATCCATCGCAGTTGTATGAAATGGCACTCGAAGGTGTGGTGCTATTCTTTATCCTGAATTGGTTCATCAAGAAACCACGCCCACTTGGATCTGTATCAGGTTTATTCCTGCTGGGGTATGGTACATTCCGTTTCCTCGTTGAGTATGTCCGTGAGCCTGACGCTCACCTGGGTCTATTTGGTGACTTTATTTCGATGGGACAAATCTTGTCTCTACCTATGATTATTATTGGTGGACTCATGGTGGCTTGGGCGTATAAGCGTGGCCACTATTCAGACCAATCAAACGCAAAGAAGAGTGAATCGTGA
- a CDS encoding sulfite exporter TauE/SafE family protein: MSIELIVVLCLLGGFVGLMAGLLGIGGGLIVVPALTFLFPLIDVPSDIIMPMALGTSLATIIVTSGSSALNHLRLGNVDFFAVKWLMPGVVVGGFLGAYVAEFIPSAYLPKVFAAIVFCLALQMLLSSRSQKNYPMPSKPVTLSIGSGIGLVSSLAGIGGGSMSVPFLNRHGIEMRRAVGSSSVCGSVLAIAGMVGFILNGVSADDLPSYSLGYIYLPALLAVSLVSALTTRFGAMMATSMPTVQLKRLFAVFLFFVAGIMLLK; encoded by the coding sequence GTGTCCATAGAACTTATCGTTGTCTTGTGCTTGCTTGGCGGTTTTGTTGGCCTGATGGCTGGCTTGCTAGGTATTGGCGGCGGCTTGATTGTCGTTCCAGCTTTGACATTCCTCTTTCCTTTAATCGATGTTCCTTCTGATATTATTATGCCAATGGCGTTAGGCACTTCTCTGGCAACGATTATTGTGACTTCAGGTTCGTCAGCATTAAATCATCTTCGCCTGGGAAATGTCGATTTCTTTGCGGTTAAATGGCTGATGCCCGGCGTTGTCGTGGGTGGTTTTCTGGGGGCTTATGTTGCAGAGTTCATACCATCGGCCTATCTACCCAAAGTTTTTGCCGCTATCGTTTTTTGCCTCGCGCTACAAATGTTGCTGTCGTCACGCAGTCAAAAAAACTATCCAATGCCCTCAAAACCAGTCACTCTGTCTATCGGCTCGGGTATCGGGTTAGTATCAAGCCTTGCAGGGATAGGGGGCGGCTCGATGTCAGTGCCATTTTTGAATCGCCATGGCATCGAAATGCGCCGTGCAGTAGGGTCGTCTTCGGTTTGTGGAAGTGTGTTAGCTATAGCGGGAATGGTGGGTTTTATATTGAATGGTGTCAGTGCTGATGACCTTCCATCGTATAGCCTCGGCTATATCTACCTTCCGGCGCTGCTTGCCGTTTCACTGGTTTCAGCATTAACGACGCGCTTTGGTGCTATGATGGCCACGAGTATGCCAACCGTGCAGTTGAAGCGCCTATTCGCCGTATTTTTATTCTTTGTAGCAGGTATCATGCTACTCAAATAG
- the ptsP gene encoding phosphoenolpyruvate--protein phosphotransferase produces MLSQLRDIVEQVSRVDDLHQALSILVKQTCSAMSTECCTVYLANEEMERLELMATQGLTFKGDSIHIRFSEGLVGLVKRTAEPINVAEASKHPNFKFFPELGEQVYQSFLGTPIIHRKKVLGVLVVQQKTPRLFDESEESFLVTLSAQLAVLIAHGQTLGHWLPNHHSRTLVGVPASTGVAIGRFWLDNTQPNLNEVAPASAIDVDQEQERLAMAMEAAQADFRRMRKKLEGELTSDAKGIFDLFTHLLNDPMLKNDLRQQIQQHDRAEWALRQVIESYSSRFAKMSDPYLRERAQDFKELGQRLLFFLHNTEQEQQEIEKPIIMVVQELTASILASVPKDKLLAVVSIEGAANSHAAILSRALGIPAIMGLECDITQLSGLAGIVDGYSGKLFVSPNRQLLQEYRGLLHEEKELTRMVSRHSDQPAITLDGLGVDIMLNAGLSADSSIAINQGVDGVGLYRTEISFLLQHRFPSEDEQVGQYQAVLASYPSKNVVMRTLDVGGDKALPYFPIEEENPFLGWRGIRFTLDHPDIFLIQLRAMLRASQGNDNLSILLPMVSNVQELDDAITLFEQAYQEVSELCELKRPTIGVMVEVPSMLYLLPHIAEKIDFVSVGTNDLTQYLLAVDRNNSRVSTLYETMHPAVLSALKHIQVICQSVNLPVCVCGELAGDPMGALLLVGMGYRSLSMNTSNVAKVKYLLCHSQLEELEQLADYALGQSYAQSIYDMMLNHFESKEFAGFIRAGKH; encoded by the coding sequence ATGCTCTCTCAACTAAGGGACATAGTTGAACAAGTATCTAGAGTCGATGACCTTCATCAGGCTTTGTCTATCCTTGTAAAACAAACCTGCAGCGCGATGAGTACAGAGTGCTGCACGGTTTATCTCGCCAATGAAGAGATGGAGCGCCTTGAGTTAATGGCAACCCAGGGTTTGACGTTCAAAGGCGACAGTATTCATATTCGTTTCTCTGAGGGTCTAGTGGGGCTAGTCAAGCGCACCGCTGAACCTATCAACGTTGCAGAAGCATCGAAACACCCCAACTTTAAATTTTTCCCTGAGCTTGGTGAGCAGGTTTACCAAAGCTTTCTCGGCACGCCGATTATTCACCGTAAGAAAGTGCTCGGTGTCTTGGTGGTCCAACAAAAAACACCAAGGTTATTTGATGAATCGGAAGAATCATTTTTAGTGACCTTATCTGCCCAGTTGGCGGTGCTTATTGCCCATGGACAAACTCTGGGTCATTGGTTACCCAACCATCACTCAAGAACGTTAGTCGGTGTACCCGCTTCAACCGGCGTCGCGATTGGACGATTTTGGCTGGATAACACGCAGCCTAACCTAAATGAAGTTGCACCCGCTTCAGCGATTGACGTTGACCAAGAGCAAGAGCGTTTAGCCATGGCTATGGAGGCGGCTCAAGCGGACTTCCGTCGCATGCGTAAAAAGCTTGAGGGTGAGCTTACCTCCGATGCAAAGGGTATTTTTGATCTCTTTACTCACTTGCTCAATGACCCGATGCTAAAGAACGATCTTCGTCAGCAGATCCAGCAACATGATCGAGCAGAGTGGGCACTGCGTCAGGTAATAGAGTCCTATTCCAGCCGCTTTGCAAAAATGTCAGACCCGTATTTGCGCGAGCGAGCGCAAGACTTTAAAGAGCTCGGTCAGCGTCTACTGTTTTTCTTGCACAATACGGAGCAAGAGCAGCAAGAGATAGAAAAGCCGATCATTATGGTGGTGCAGGAGCTGACCGCTTCTATTCTTGCCTCGGTACCAAAAGACAAGTTGCTGGCAGTCGTCTCTATTGAAGGTGCAGCTAACTCGCACGCCGCGATTTTATCTCGTGCGCTAGGTATCCCAGCCATTATGGGACTGGAGTGCGATATTACTCAGCTCAGTGGTTTGGCTGGAATTGTGGATGGTTATAGCGGGAAGTTGTTTGTTTCTCCTAACCGCCAACTACTGCAAGAGTATCGTGGCCTGTTACACGAAGAGAAAGAGCTCACTCGCATGGTGAGCCGCCACTCGGACCAGCCAGCGATAACACTTGATGGATTAGGTGTGGATATTATGCTCAACGCTGGTCTGAGCGCGGATAGCAGTATCGCGATTAACCAAGGGGTTGATGGCGTTGGTCTGTACCGAACGGAAATATCATTCTTACTTCAGCACCGCTTCCCGTCAGAAGATGAGCAAGTCGGGCAATACCAAGCGGTCTTGGCCTCTTACCCAAGTAAAAATGTGGTCATGCGTACCCTCGATGTCGGTGGAGATAAAGCATTGCCTTATTTCCCGATAGAAGAGGAAAACCCATTTCTAGGTTGGCGGGGCATTCGTTTTACGCTCGACCATCCTGATATCTTTTTGATTCAATTACGAGCAATGCTGCGCGCGAGTCAGGGTAACGATAATCTGAGTATTCTTCTGCCGATGGTCTCGAACGTTCAAGAGCTCGATGATGCGATCACGCTATTTGAGCAAGCCTACCAAGAAGTGAGTGAGCTTTGTGAGCTGAAGCGACCGACAATTGGTGTTATGGTGGAAGTGCCTTCCATGCTCTACCTGTTGCCACACATTGCAGAAAAAATTGATTTTGTTTCGGTGGGTACCAACGATTTAACCCAATATCTGCTCGCCGTCGATCGCAACAACAGCCGGGTTTCGACTCTATACGAAACCATGCACCCTGCAGTACTCTCTGCCCTTAAGCATATTCAAGTGATTTGTCAGTCGGTTAACTTGCCTGTTTGCGTATGTGGAGAGTTAGCGGGTGACCCTATGGGGGCATTATTGTTGGTTGGTATGGGTTATCGCTCTCTTAGTATGAACACCTCGAATGTCGCCAAAGTAAAATATTTACTTTGCCACAGTCAACTTGAAGAACTAGAGCAACTGGCAGATTACGCACTGGGTCAATCCTACGCTCAATCTATCTATGATATGATGCTCAACCATTTTGAAAGTAAAGAGTTTGCAGGCTTTATTCGAGCGGGTAAACACTAA
- the rppH gene encoding RNA pyrophosphohydrolase, with amino-acid sequence MIDGDGYRLNVGIVICNNHGQVFWAKRFGQHSWQFPQGGIDDGETPEEAMYRELYEEVGLTKNDVKIVATSRHWLRYKLPKRLVRWDSKPVCIGQKQKWFLLQLDCDESRVNMQRGNMPEFDGWRWVSYWYPVRQVVSFKRDVYRRAMKEFASAAMPFHERKLKSKRKHKRG; translated from the coding sequence GTGATCGATGGCGATGGTTACCGCTTAAATGTCGGTATTGTGATTTGTAACAACCATGGTCAGGTATTCTGGGCTAAACGATTCGGACAACACTCATGGCAATTTCCTCAAGGGGGAATTGATGACGGTGAAACACCTGAAGAAGCCATGTACCGTGAGTTATACGAGGAAGTCGGCTTAACAAAAAATGATGTGAAGATCGTTGCAACGAGTCGTCATTGGTTGAGGTACAAACTCCCCAAACGATTAGTTCGATGGGATTCCAAGCCGGTCTGTATTGGCCAAAAACAGAAGTGGTTTCTGTTGCAGTTAGATTGTGATGAATCGCGAGTTAATATGCAGCGTGGAAACATGCCTGAATTTGATGGATGGCGCTGGGTGAGCTATTGGTATCCAGTGAGACAAGTGGTCTCTTTTAAGCGCGATGTTTATCGTCGAGCCATGAAAGAGTTTGCTTCTGCTGCGATGCCTTTCCATGAGCGCAAACTAAAGTCAAAGCGTAAGCACAAAAGAGGATAG
- the mutH gene encoding DNA mismatch repair endonuclease MutH yields MKTEPQSEQELLDRAWHIAGMTFEQLAKEASMEVPKDLTRDKGWVGQLIEWHLGATAGSKPQQDFEQLGIELKTIPIGYQGKPLETTFVCVAPLMGLHGLTWQNSHVRNKLSRVLWVPIEGEREIPLAERKVGAPLIWSPSPEEERQLRQDWEELMEMIVLGQIEKVTARHGEVLQLRPKAANGKALTEAYGFSGKIIKTRPRGFYLRTQFTAAILDAYYAS; encoded by the coding sequence ATGAAAACCGAACCCCAATCAGAACAAGAGCTACTCGATAGAGCATGGCACATCGCAGGCATGACATTTGAGCAGTTGGCCAAAGAGGCCTCTATGGAAGTCCCTAAAGATCTTACAAGAGATAAAGGATGGGTTGGGCAGTTGATAGAGTGGCACCTCGGGGCAACCGCAGGCAGCAAACCCCAACAAGACTTTGAACAGCTCGGTATTGAGCTGAAAACCATTCCGATCGGCTATCAGGGGAAACCTCTCGAGACCACCTTCGTTTGTGTGGCTCCTTTGATGGGGCTGCATGGGCTCACTTGGCAAAATAGCCATGTAAGAAACAAACTCTCAAGAGTACTTTGGGTTCCAATTGAAGGAGAACGAGAAATTCCGTTAGCAGAGCGCAAGGTAGGAGCGCCATTGATATGGTCCCCCAGCCCAGAGGAAGAGCGCCAACTTCGCCAAGATTGGGAGGAACTAATGGAGATGATTGTGCTGGGACAGATTGAAAAGGTAACCGCTAGGCACGGAGAAGTACTTCAGCTACGCCCTAAAGCCGCAAACGGCAAAGCGCTAACTGAAGCCTATGGTTTCAGTGGAAAAATAATCAAAACGCGTCCTAGAGGCTTCTATTTACGAACTCAATTCACTGCAGCAATTCTTGATGCCTACTACGCATCCTGA
- a CDS encoding DUF6482 family protein, translated as MQRRQLDKWLHGYHKETYRTPKIFVIGCADLAKYQLAVEYKHKLEPVTVDNEPVHYDSLELVKEDLTRLGFDKAYLRLHNAYDECGSESTIGYSDIELSLVTH; from the coding sequence ATGCAAAGAAGACAACTAGATAAATGGTTGCATGGCTATCATAAAGAGACCTACCGCACTCCAAAGATCTTTGTGATAGGGTGTGCCGACCTGGCTAAATATCAATTAGCAGTGGAATATAAACACAAACTCGAACCAGTGACGGTTGATAATGAGCCAGTACATTACGACTCATTGGAATTGGTGAAAGAGGATCTGACGCGATTAGGCTTTGATAAAGCCTACTTGCGTTTACACAACGCTTACGACGAGTGTGGCTCAGAATCAACGATTGGCTACAGTGACATTGAGTTGTCTCTAGTGACTCACTAG
- a CDS encoding DUF1127 domain-containing protein codes for MRHSIYLKLAAWLVVADLKQEERAWQRRVRKSAHHLPFHSAHLLRDIGLDLSGRPIGKTEAPKDTAERRVRHLRRVLQSRTTT; via the coding sequence ATGCGTCATTCAATTTACCTTAAACTTGCAGCATGGCTTGTCGTAGCAGACCTTAAACAAGAAGAGAGAGCGTGGCAAAGAAGAGTACGAAAAAGTGCTCATCACCTTCCTTTTCACAGTGCACACCTGTTGCGTGATATAGGTTTGGATCTTTCTGGTCGTCCAATAGGAAAAACGGAAGCGCCAAAAGACACTGCCGAACGTCGAGTAAGACATTTGAGAAGGGTTCTACAATCTAGAACGACAACGTAA